From the Solibacillus sp. FSL R5-0449 genome, one window contains:
- a CDS encoding amino acid oxidase, with the protein MRLNMILSIISIFFLLTLSACSNNEVKYEGEPLKIAVIGDIPELNNKKIHFEPTSLDEFGEDTVHISINFDAVMITPVMFEEASNDRFVEVYNNSKIPIIFFDSEKRNLPFTNEGTTYETARWESLNNGSHTTIYLSDIDADREDVWYFYLKNEKELDSLYKEIFQMIETL; encoded by the coding sequence ATGAGATTAAATATGATTTTAAGTATTATATCTATTTTTTTCTTACTAACTTTAAGTGCGTGTTCAAATAATGAAGTTAAATATGAGGGAGAACCTTTAAAAATTGCTGTAATTGGTGATATTCCTGAATTAAATAACAAAAAAATTCATTTTGAACCAACTTCTTTAGATGAATTTGGTGAAGATACAGTACATATTTCAATAAACTTTGACGCTGTGATGATAACGCCTGTGATGTTTGAAGAAGCATCTAATGATAGATTTGTTGAGGTATATAATAACTCTAAAATACCTATTATCTTTTTTGATTCGGAAAAAAGGAATCTTCCGTTTACGAACGAAGGAACTACCTATGAAACGGCTCGTTGGGAATCTTTAAATAATGGCTCTCATACGACAATTTATCTATCCGATATAGATGCCGATAGAGAAGATGTTTGGTATTTCTATTTAAAGAATGAAAAAGAGTTAGATAGTCTTTATAAAGAGATTTTTCAAATGATCGAAACGTTATAA